The DNA region AGCACCACCCACTTGGCTCACTGCTGAACTTGGATGTTGTTCTTACACAGGAGCCGCACCAGCAACACAACACGTGGCAGATGCGGCTGAGGCTGGCTATGGATTATGTCTCCATCCTCCATTACCTCCATAATAGCCCAGCCGGGCGGAGGGTCATGTGTGACTCCAACAGCCTAGAGAAAACTCTCTCCCAGTTTCTACTGACGAGTGACTTTCACCTGGTAGTGAATGATCTGGACGCACTACCTGAGGTGGACCCACCCAGAGGCTTGCTGGTGAAATGTGGCCACCGGGAGCTCACTGGGGACTTTGTAGCCCCAGAGCAGCTGTGGCCATTCAAAAACAAAGGCAAGCCGTTTTCAGACGACCTCATGCCCGAGTATGATGAAAGGACAGACATCTGGAAGATCCCAGATGTGACATGGTTCCTGATGGGGAGGGTACCTGGAGGGGATTTGGTCCACTTCCATCTTTTTCAGATCCACGAGGAGTGTAAGAAGGAAGACCCCAAACTCCGGCCTTCAGCTCTGGATGTTTTGAAGGTGTACAAATCCGTCTACAGCAGCATGGTGCGAGACAGCGCTGGCTTTAGAGACATGCTGTAGAGTTTTTACAGAAAGACCATGAATGTGCCACTAAAATTCTATCTACAGTTTCACACTGTTGTGCAGTATAATAAAGGCTCCTCAGTTCTGAACCAACTGCAGATTTCGTATTTggttacatttacatatatCTTGTCTAACACACGTTAATGTTGCTAAGTCAGACCATCCCATTTTCATGTAAGATATTTTGACTTGTAGCAGTAGGACACCTTGAAAACTacataaatcttttattttatttacatagaATCTGGACTTTTTTCACAACATATTTTATAACATCTTGgtccaaagtgtaaaaaaacaacaaaaaaaactttccacaaaacacaacaaaatgtaaagtgtACCACTCAAAAGTTTAGACACGCCTCCTAAAggattttcttcatttttattattttctacattgtcgattaatattgaagactaACAAAACTGttaaacaaacaataatatgttttctattttagattcttcaaagtagccaccttttgctctGATGACCGCTCattcagcttcatgaggtagttAATCAGCACAACtgcattcattgtttttgttttgtttgttcattttaacaGCACTACAATAAGGGTTCAGTTTGCTTAAATTTAGTTTCATTTGTGATTCCCATTTTTGACACTGACTTAAGGCCAGTTCGTGACACAGGCAAGACCCAAGAGGTACAGGGCTTGTTTTGAGCTCCACAGACACTCAGAGTTGCATTGCAATGTAACTGAAAAG from Pempheris klunzingeri isolate RE-2024b chromosome 19, fPemKlu1.hap1, whole genome shotgun sequence includes:
- the pomk gene encoding protein O-mannose kinase is translated as MQSTMGRSSSSAISHGVPVVVVCLAALLLSNALIYLYLDSVYHTDGQLGSSHEGCARRHFKMVTMKNCTPWLQCSQINTEVHKVKLIGQGAVKKVYLAEWRGQKVALSKLSSLDFLEDFLHGLSMLQALQSPHVVQLVGFCLEDHTLVTEHHPLGSLLNLDVVLTQEPHQQHNTWQMRLRLAMDYVSILHYLHNSPAGRRVMCDSNSLEKTLSQFLLTSDFHLVVNDLDALPEVDPPRGLLVKCGHRELTGDFVAPEQLWPFKNKGKPFSDDLMPEYDERTDIWKIPDVTWFLMGRVPGGDLVHFHLFQIHEECKKEDPKLRPSALDVLKVYKSVYSSMVRDSAGFRDML